In Pseudomonadota bacterium, the DNA window AGAAACGGGTATCCGCAATGCCGGTATTGTCGCGCAGATGAATGAGTGGCTTTATTACGACTTCCCCGAAGATTGGCGCAAGCGCCTGTTTAACGGGCGTTATAAGGGGCAGCGCCAGAAATGGTTTTTGCTGGATTTCACCGGCGAGGACGGTGAAATTGATCTGCAGGCGCATGAAGAGCAGGAATTCAGCAGCTATCAATGGATACTCGCCGAAACCGTTCCCGCACTGGCAATCGACTTCAAAAAAGATACCTATGAGCGCGTGCTGGCCGATTTCCTGCGCCATTTTTAAGCGACGCTTCCTTGTTGACATCAGTGGATAAAAAAAATAGAATAAATACAAGAGGGTGATTGCCTTTTATAATGAAGGATGTACCATCTGTCCCACCTTTGCGAGAAATGGAGAAATGTCCATGGAAGCGTTAAAAAAGACACTTTCTTTTTTTATTCCTGAAGATGTTATTGAAGCAAACCGTCGGCGCTATACGCGTATGAGCGGTGTCGGCATGACCGTTACGGTCGGCGAGACCTATTATGATGTTGAAAACTGGAGCGAAGGCGGATTATTACTGAAATCCGATAATAACAATATTCCCTCATCTAAATATACGGATCTTGAGGTCACGCTGCGCTTTTGCGGCGAAGCCGGTATGGCGACCTTAAAGCATAAAGGGCGCGTCATTCGTCAGGCAGGCGGACGTATCGCGATCGCATTGAATCCCTTTGATGACGGCGATAAGGTTATGTTCGGACGATTGGTCGATTCCGTCCTGACGGAAAGCTTCATCGCTTCACAGCTGAATTGACGCGATTGCCGCATATGAAGTGCATTCATATGTCTTCACCTTTTTTTTAGATATTTTCTGTTATTCTGTTATTATAACGGTAGAGATGTTTTATAAGAAAAAGTGAGGCGGAAGTGGACTATATTGTTGGCGGTTTGTTCATTCTGGCAATGTTGGAGACGGTCCTTTATTTCGTCTATCAACCTGATTTCCCCGATAAGAATGCTTTAACAGTCTATAACCTGACAATGATCGGGCTGATTATCTTTTTAAGCGGCATCTTCTTTCTGTGGATTAAAAACACGTATCAAAACACGATCTATGATGAGTTCTGGTTCTTTTCGGCAACTTGCGGCGCGCTGCTGATCTTTATTGTCCTGACATTAATTGCCTTTATCATCAGATTTTGGATGTTCCGTGTCAAAGCGCAAAACTATTTCACACGGTGGTAAAACAGAGATGACACAAAAAAAAGCCGCAATATCACAAACGGTTAAACAACCGGCAGATCAAGATACAGCCAAAAGCGTGGCCGAGGCCCTGCTGACGACGGGCTGTGTGATGTTTGCCGCCAACGGGCAGGAGCCCTTTACCCTGACATCGGGTGAAAAAAGCCCTGTTTATGTCGATTGCCGCCGCCTTATTTCCTATCCGGTCGAGCGGGCATTGGTGATGCGTCTGGGGTATCTGCATCTGCAACAATCACTGGATGTGCAAAACAGTATTGATTATATCGCCGGCGGTGAAACCGCAGGCATTCCTTACGCCGCATGGCTGGCCGAGGCTCTGGAAAAACCGATGATCTATGTGCGCAAACAACCCAAAGGTTTCGGGCGTATGGCGCAAATAGAAGGCCATTTGCCGGAGGGGAAATCCCCGACTGTGCTGCTGGTCGAGGATATGGCCACCGATGGCGGCAGTAAAATAAGTTTTGCCGATGCGCTGCGTGAGGCCGGCACGCATATCAATCATATTTTCTGCCCGTTTTACTATGATATCTTTCCGCATAGCGAAGATTTGCTGGGCAAGGCGCATCTGACGATTCACTATCTGACGACCTGGGCGGATATTTTGCAGGTGATTGAAGAACAGAAATTATTCCCCGCGGGTGACCTTGATGCGATCAAGATGTTTTTGCGCAGCCCCGAGGAGTGGCGCAAACAACACGGGTAACGGCCCCGTTTTTCTTCCCCGCGGCTTTTCAGCCGCTCTCCCCGACCTCAAGGCGACACCGTGAAAAAGACGAAAGCGCATTTGTGGAAATTTACGGTTCTGCCGCCGCTCTTGTGGCTGTGTTTTTTCGCGCCCGCCGTACTGCGTGAACTGGTGCAGCAGACCCTGGCGGATGCCTATTTGCAGGTGGCCAGCTTTGTGGCGCTGACGCTGCTGATCTTTTATGTGCTCGAGCGCAAATTCCGCGCTAATACCGCAGAATTGTTGAAACGCCATGAAAAATGGCAGGTGCCGATTGCCGCGCTGGTCGGGGCATTGCCCGGATGCGGCGGTGCGATTATCGTTATCACGCAATATGTTCTGGGACGCATCGGTTTCGGGAGCATGGTGGCGGTGCTGACGTCAACAATGGGCGATGCGGCTTTTCTGCTGCTGGCACGCGCACCCGCGACAGCGGCTTGGGTGATGGTGCTCAGCATCATTGCAGGTACTGTGACCGGATTGATTGTCGAGCATATTCACGGCAAAAATTTCATGCGCGCAACGCTGAGCGACTGGAAAAGCTTCCGCATCCGCTGCGGCGAGGTTGTCGGCTATTCCCGGCTTGTCTATTTTCTGTGGTACGGGCTGCTGGTGCCGGGCATTGTTTTCGGTATTGCCGCGGCATTTCAAATTGATGCGGATAGATGGTTTGCCGCATGGGGGGATGTGCCGCTGACGCGCTGGGTCGGCATGACGGGCGCACTTTTCTGTCTGGCCATCTGGGCGGCCTTGCCGGATAAGGGGATTTCCATCATCAATCTGGCGGCACATCCGGCATGCCGCACACATGTAAAAATGCCCAGCCGCGTGATTTTTGAAACGGGCTTTATCACAACATGGGTGATTGCGGCCTTTCTGATTTTTGAACTGACGATTTACGCTACAGGCTTTGATTTGAAAACATTATTCGAACTGGGGGCGCCGTTTGTGCCGCTGGTGGCGATTCTGATCGGCTTTATTCCGGGCTGCGGTCCGCAGATTATCGTGACAACGCTTTATCTGAACGGGCTGATTCCGTTTTCGGCGCAAATCGGCAATGCCATCAGCAATGATGGCGATGCGCTGTTTCCCGCCATTGCTCTGGCACCGAAAACAGCATTACTGGCCACGCTTTATACGGCAATTCCCGCCGTCATTCTGGGATATCTGTTTTATTTTATGGGCTATTAAAGCTTACGGCGCACAGGAATTTTCACCGCAGTAAAGCTGGTGCAGTACGCCGATCAGCGTCCGCACATCATCCGATTTCAGACGGTAATAAACATGCTGTCCTTCCTTGCGGGCTTCGATCAGCCCTTCATCCCGCAATTTGCGCAGATATTGCGAGGTTTGCGACTGGCTGGAAAGCGTGCTTTCCTGTTCGACGATATCGCCCGCATTCATTTCACCGTTTTCAATCAGATTGCACAATATGCTCAGCCGCACCGGATGGCCGAGCGTTTTCAGCATATGGAGCGCTTTTTCCATGTCTTGATGTTTTGCCATTACTCTCCTGTTTCCGCCTTTTTTATTAAAAAAAGTTAATTTATATTAGTGTAATATGAAAGCGGATTGTTTTCAAGCCCTGAGGCGTTTTTTAAGGCAGGGTGGTTCTTTAAGGAGATTTGATTTTTTTAAACACGGCAAGGGAGCGGTCTTTCATCAGATGCGTGTCATGGATATTCAGATCGCTGCCTTCTTTCAGCGACGGCTCCGCCGTATCCAGAATGCGCTGCCATTTTTCGCCATGCGGCAGTTTGGGCAGGGTGAATTTTTCATCCCGTGCCTGCGCATTGAACAGCAATAGTAATTTGTCGCCGCGCTTGCGGGCGCGCTTGGACGGGGAGGCTTTTTCGTTCAGCACAACGCCAAAGCTTTTGGCATGATACCAATCCGGGTCATTCATCTGCCTGCCATCGGGCTTCACCCATTTCAAATCGCTGTTGCCGTTTTTATCAAGATGGTTGCCATGCATGAAATAATTGGTATTCAACACAGGATGTTTTTTGCGGATATCGCTGAGGTTTTCAACGAATTGCTGCATAATGTCGTCTTTTGCGGTGCGGGATTCATGGTTCAGCCAGCCGGTTTCGTTATCCTGACAATAGGCGTTGTTATTGCCGTTCTGGCTGTTGCCGAATTCATCGCCGCCCAGCATCATCGGCGTGCCTTGCGCCAGAAACAGGCTGGCGAGCATGTTGCGTTTTTGTCTCTCGCGGGTCTCGATAATGCCTGCGTCTTTGGTTTTGCCTTCTGCGCCGTAACCTGTGCTGTAATTTTCATTATGGCCGTCACGGTTATTTTCGCCATTGGCCTCGTTATGTTTGCTGCTATAGCTGACGGTATCTTCCAGCGTAAAACCGTCATGGGCGCTGATGAAATTGATTGTGTCTTGCGGTTTGCGCCCGTTATGGTCAAAGGCGCGGCTGGAACCTGTCATCGCATGGGCGAAATCGCCTGCCGCATAATCATCGCCGCGCCAGAAACGGCGTACGGAATCGCGGAAATTGTCATTCCATTCCTTACAGCCTGCGGGAAAATTACCCAGCTGATAACCGCCGTAACCGACATCCCAAGGCTCGGCGATCATTTTTGCTTTGGACAAGACGGGGTCTTTGGCAATCTCTTCAAACAGCGGCGCGGTTTTGCTATAGCCCGTGCCGTCACGTCCCAAAGCGGGGGCAAGATCAAAACGGAAACCGTCCACGCCGCATTCCTCGATCCAGTAACGCAGGGAATCCAGCACCATTTTCAACACTTCGGGATGCGTAATATCCAGCGTATTGCCGCAGCCCGTCACATCTTCATATTTTCCGCGGTTTTGCGGGTCGAATTTGTAATAGCTTTTATTGTCCAGCCCGCGAAAACAAAGCGTCGGCCCGTCTTCGGCCTTGCCTTCGCCGGTATGGTTATAGACAACGTCCAGAATAACCTCGATGCCGTTTTTATGCAGTTCCCGCACCATTTCCTTGAATTCCGTCAGGGCGGATTTTTGATCCTGCGCGTAAGACGGCTCGGGCGCAAAAAATCCGACCGTGTTATAGCCCCAGTAATTGCTTTTGCCCAGTTTCTCCAGATGGGTTTCATCGGCATGGGCATGTACAGGTAGCAATTCAACAGCGGTAATCCCCAGTTTTTTGTAATGCGCGATCATCTCGGGCGCTGCGACTCCGGCGTAAACACCGCGCTTATCCGCGTCAATAGCGGGATGGGTTTTGGTCAGTCCTTTCGGATGCGCTTCGTAAATCACGGTTTTGTGCCAGGGTGTTTGCGGCTTTTTTGCGCCCTGCCAGTCGAATGAGGTATCGGCAACACGTGATTTCGGCACATCACTCTGTGTTTGCGGCGGCAGAATATCTTTGGCGTAAGGGTCCAACAGCAGTTGGTCGCTATTGAAGCGGTGTCCTTCATGCGGTGCGTCCGGTCCGTGAGCGCGGTATCCGTAGACCTGTCCCGGTTTTAATCCTTCAATATAGGTATGAAAAACATCCCCTGTTTTTTCGGTCAGCGTAATGCGCGCGATTTCGGTGGTGCCGCTGTCATCATACAGGCAGAGTTCGATCTTTTCGGCATGGGCGGAAAAAACGGCGAAATTGACACCCTGTCCGTCCCAGCTTGCGCCGCGCGGGATCAGGCAGGCCTTTTTTTATCCTGTCTTGGTGTTTCTCTCCTGTCATGGGCATAATATTGCCGATTTCAGGTGCTGTGCGCAAGAAAAATCGGGAAAATGCGTCTATGGGCCGGCGGGGCGTTGCGGGGCGCAGCGTTTGTAACGATGCTCTTGCTCCTCAGGAATACGCGTCCATGTGTCGCGCTCGCTAATCCATAATTTGCTTATTTTAATGGCGGCGGTATCGTCGTCTTTCAGCTCCAATGTCATATTCGCCCAGAAGCCTTTTCCGGTCAGATGCACGCGGCCTTTGTGTTTTTGCGGGTTTTCGGACTCTTGTTCCAGCTCGAATGCGATTTTCTGCCCGCAAAGTTCCAGAATATTGTCGCGGGTCGGTTGTTTGATCTCGCGCTCACGCTTTTCACGGGAAGAGGGGCCGAAATAGTCATAGACTTCGCGCTCGTCTTCGGCAATCCAGTGGATACGCGGGCAAAAATCCCGTTCGTCGCATTCTTCGATCGCCATCACGATATCAAAACGGTTGACCTTCCACAGCCCGACCGGATCAATCTTGGAGACAGGCTCTTCCGCTGCCGCAGATGTGCAGATAGCGGCTGCGGCAAAAGCGAGGCCAAGCGGGCGTATAATTTTGTCGATCATATCCGTCATGAATAAAAACAGCCTTACTTTAACGTTCTTTCAGGGAAAAACTAAGTAGCATATGGCGGAAGAATCTGCAATGATAAAGCCGTTATGAACAGGAAGCCCGACCCAAAAGAAAGCCGCGAGGACGCGATGGATTTTACCATCGCGCATGACCGGGCACGTCTGGCACGCGATGTTTATAAAAAACCGGAATATGCCGATCGCGGCACGGGTGACTGGGAAGAGGTGACCAATGCGGCTGCTCTCGGCTATCCAAAACACAGTTCCAGCTTTGCCGCTTCGCTTTATAAACGCGTAGATGAAAAAACGGGCAAGGAAGAATACAGCATAGCCTATCGCGGCATGACCGGGGTGGATGATCTGGATGATGCCGTGATTATGGCGGTGATCGGCTTTCCGAAACAGTTCTACGATGCTTATGAATTCGCGCAAGAGGTTGCGGAAACATATGGTATTGACCTGAGTAAAACGGATTTCACCGGACATTCGATGGGCGGCTATCTGGCGCAGGCGGTCGGCGTGGCCTGTAATGCCGAAAATATCTGGATGTTTAACAGTCCGGCCATGCGTGACAAGGATATGCTGGCCATTCCGGACAAGCTGGCCGTTGTTTTGGGCGAAGACAAAGCCCCGCATGAGGATGATATCGACTATACCCGTCTGGGTGAGCGTATTACCGCCTTCCGCACGCAGAATGATCTGGTCGCCAGATTGCGCAAAAGCCACGGCGCAGTCTTGCAGGGCGGGTTCGAGAAAAAGCCGCATTCCATCGCAACAATGGAAAAACTTCTGGAAGATCAGGCAACAGGCAATGCGGGCGAGGGCAGCCTGTTCAAAAGACAGGAAGAGCCGCAGGAGACAGGGCGCAAGATGATGAGCCTGTTTGTCGAAACGGCGCGTGATCTGCTGGCGCGCCGCCGTCCGCAAAATGATAATGCGCCGCAGAACAAACCCCCGCGCCGCAATCCGCGCAATAACGGCCCGCGCCGCTCTTAGTCAAAACGTTCTTTGAATCCGTACCAAATCAGCGCCAGTCTGGCGAGAATGCCGTCATGTGTTCCCGCACCAGGGATATTTGCAGCCTTAATCTTTGTGCTGAAATGATTATCGTCCAGTTTTCCGGCAATCATATCCGACAGCACGCGTCCGGCCATATGGGTCGGAACAACGCCGTGACCGGAATAGCCATAAGCGTAATAAATTCCGTCTTCCGTACGTCCGATTTCGGGTATCTGGTCTTTGGTCACGCCGAAATAGCCGCCCCACCAATGAGTGATATGCTCGTTTTTCAGATGCGGATAAACCTCCGTCATCCGTTTATAGATTTTCTCGAAAGCGCGGGTTTCGTCCTTTTTGCTGTTCACCAGCGGTGAATCGCCGCCGCCGAAAATCAAACGCCCGTCTGCGGTTTTGGTATAGTAGTTGGTCAGCGCCCGCCATTCAAAAACCGCATGATTGCAGGGCAGGGTCATATTCAGTTTCTCGGCAGATAACACATTGGTTGCCAGCATCGAGGTGCGGAACAGCAGATAACGGCGGCGCAGCTGCGGCAGTAAGGTACCCTGATAGGCATCCCCCGCCGCGACGGTTTTTGCGGCATGGATGCGCCCGTGCGGGGTGATAATCTCGGCTTTGCCGTCATCGAGATTTTTAATGCGCAGGGCAGGGGTTTCCTCGTAAATCACCAGCCCTTTTTCCACGGCAAGATTGGCGATGGAACACAGATATTTCAGCGGATTAAAACGCCCGCCCTGCAAATCGACGGTGCAGCCGTGATAAATATCCGTGCCAAGATGGTCAACCGTGCGGTCATCATCCAGTACCGTCATCGGATAATCATACTGTGTTGTCATGAAGTCGCTGTAACGCTGCATATCCTCATAGCCTTTGGGTGTGACGGCAGCGATGCTGAGTCCCGGTGCGTAATCGCAATCAATATCGTATTTTTCAATCCGCGCCTTGATATCCTCCAGAGCAGCCACGGTGGCAAGAAAGGCGGCGTCGGTAATCTCCGGCCCGTATTTTTTCCGCATATTGCGGATGTCCTGATTGAAACCGGGGATCAGCTGGCCGCTATTGCGTCCCGATGCGCCCCAGCCGATGCGGTGACGTTCGATCAGGACAACCTTGAAACCCTCTTTCAAAAGATGCAGTGCGGTCATGACGCCGGTAAAGCCGCCGCCGATAATGCAGACATCGGTACTGATATCGCCATCCAGCGGCGGATGGTCGGTTTTGTAATGTTCCTGATCTTTATAAAGGCACAAATCGTCGGACAGCAGGCGGTCACGCGGATTGATAAATGTCGCCATAATGCCCTGTTACAAAATGAATTTCGACAGATCGATATTCTGGCTCAGCTCAGCAACACGGTCGCGTACCAGCGCGGCATCAATTTTGACGGTATCGCCCGACATATCCGATGCGGCAAAGCTGATTTCATCCAGCAGCCGTTCCAGAACCGTATGCAGGCGGCGGGCACCGATATTCTCGACATTGGTGTTGATTTCCACGGCCAGATGCGCCAGCTCGTCAATCGCGTCTTCCTGAAATTCCAGCGTGAGCCCTTCCGTGGCCATCAGCGCGACATATTGTTTAATCAGGCTGTATTCCGGCTCGGTCAGGATGCGTTTGAAATCTTCTACTTCCAGCGCGCGCAGCTCGACACGGATCGGCAACCGGCCCTGCAATTCGGGCAGCAGATCGGACGGCTTGGCGTAATGGAACGCGCCGGAGGCGATAAACAGAATATGATCGGTACGGATACTGCCGTATTTCGTGCTGACGGTCGTGCCTTCGATCAGCGGCAGAAGATCGCGCTGCACACCCTCGCGGCTGACATCGCCGCCGCGCTGCTGGTCACTGCGTCCGGCAATTTTGTCGATTTCATCCAGAAAGACAATACCGTTATTTTCAACGGCGCTTTTTGCTTCACTGATAATGGCGTCATCATCCAGCAATTTGTCGGATTCTTCTTCCATCAGCACTTCATAGGATTCCTCGATCGTCATCTTGCGGGCTTTTTTACGGCCGCCGCCAAAGGCGCCACCCAGCATATCACCGATATTCAGCATGCCCATCTGCGCACCGGGCATGCCCGGAATGTCAAAAGTCGGCATGGAGCTGGAGGCTTTATCACTGACCGAGATCTCGATCTCTTTGTCATTCAGCTCTCCCGCCCGCAGCTTTTTGCGGAAGGTCTCACGGGTGTTTTCGGCGGCATCCGGACCGACCAGTGCGTCCAGTACACGGTTTTCCGCCGCCATCTCCGCTTTTGCCGTGACGGATTTGCGCATTTCCTCGCGTTTGATATTAATCGCCATATCAAGCAGGTCACGGATGATGGATTCGACATCGCGCCCGACATAGCCGACCTCGGTGAATTTCGTCGCTTCGATTTTGATGAAAGGCGCTTTCGCCAGTTTTGCCAGACGGCGGGAAATCTCGGTCTTTCCCACACCTGTCGGGCCGATCATCAGAATGTTTTTCGGCA includes these proteins:
- a CDS encoding RNA pyrophosphohydrolase — its product is MSDPLYRSGIGLMIRNRDNRIFMGERLDNPGHFQMPQGGIDEGEEPEATVFRELYEETGIRNAGIVAQMNEWLYYDFPEDWRKRLFNGRYKGQRQKWFLLDFTGEDGEIDLQAHEEQEFSSYQWILAETVPALAIDFKKDTYERVLADFLRHF
- a CDS encoding orotate phosphoribosyltransferase, which gives rise to MTQKKAAISQTVKQPADQDTAKSVAEALLTTGCVMFAANGQEPFTLTSGEKSPVYVDCRRLISYPVERALVMRLGYLHLQQSLDVQNSIDYIAGGETAGIPYAAWLAEALEKPMIYVRKQPKGFGRMAQIEGHLPEGKSPTVLLVEDMATDGGSKISFADALREAGTHINHIFCPFYYDIFPHSEDLLGKAHLTIHYLTTWADILQVIEEQKLFPAGDLDAIKMFLRSPEEWRKQHG
- a CDS encoding arsenic efflux protein produces the protein MKKTKAHLWKFTVLPPLLWLCFFAPAVLRELVQQTLADAYLQVASFVALTLLIFYVLERKFRANTAELLKRHEKWQVPIAALVGALPGCGGAIIVITQYVLGRIGFGSMVAVLTSTMGDAAFLLLARAPATAAWVMVLSIIAGTVTGLIVEHIHGKNFMRATLSDWKSFRIRCGEVVGYSRLVYFLWYGLLVPGIVFGIAAAFQIDADRWFAAWGDVPLTRWVGMTGALFCLAIWAALPDKGISIINLAAHPACRTHVKMPSRVIFETGFITTWVIAAFLIFELTIYATGFDLKTLFELGAPFVPLVAILIGFIPGCGPQIIVTTLYLNGLIPFSAQIGNAISNDGDALFPAIALAPKTALLATLYTAIPAVILGYLFYFMGY
- a CDS encoding helix-turn-helix transcriptional regulator, yielding MAKHQDMEKALHMLKTLGHPVRLSILCNLIENGEMNAGDIVEQESTLSSQSQTSQYLRKLRDEGLIEARKEGQHVYYRLKSDDVRTLIGVLHQLYCGENSCAP
- a CDS encoding FAD-binding oxidoreductase; translated protein: MATFINPRDRLLSDDLCLYKDQEHYKTDHPPLDGDISTDVCIIGGGFTGVMTALHLLKEGFKVVLIERHRIGWGASGRNSGQLIPGFNQDIRNMRKKYGPEITDAAFLATVAALEDIKARIEKYDIDCDYAPGLSIAAVTPKGYEDMQRYSDFMTTQYDYPMTVLDDDRTVDHLGTDIYHGCTVDLQGGRFNPLKYLCSIANLAVEKGLVIYEETPALRIKNLDDGKAEIITPHGRIHAAKTVAAGDAYQGTLLPQLRRRYLLFRTSMLATNVLSAEKLNMTLPCNHAVFEWRALTNYYTKTADGRLIFGGGDSPLVNSKKDETRAFEKIYKRMTEVYPHLKNEHITHWWGGYFGVTKDQIPEIGRTEDGIYYAYGYSGHGVVPTHMAGRVLSDMIAGKLDDNHFSTKIKAANIPGAGTHDGILARLALIWYGFKERFD
- the hslU gene encoding ATP-dependent protease ATPase subunit HslU, whose translation is MATTKDMKQTTDDRNDVEDDMTEKTAKTKSKAGSKPNELAAMFTPREIVSELDRFIIGQKAAKRAVAIALRNRWRRQQLDGQMREEVLPKNILMIGPTGVGKTEISRRLAKLAKAPFIKIEATKFTEVGYVGRDVESIIRDLLDMAINIKREEMRKSVTAKAEMAAENRVLDALVGPDAAENTRETFRKKLRAGELNDKEIEISVSDKASSSMPTFDIPGMPGAQMGMLNIGDMLGGAFGGGRKKARKMTIEESYEVLMEEESDKLLDDDAIISEAKSAVENNGIVFLDEIDKIAGRSDQQRGGDVSREGVQRDLLPLIEGTTVSTKYGSIRTDHILFIASGAFHYAKPSDLLPELQGRLPIRVELRALEVEDFKRILTEPEYSLIKQYVALMATEGLTLEFQEDAIDELAHLAVEINTNVENIGARRLHTVLERLLDEISFAASDMSGDTVKIDAALVRDRVAELSQNIDLSKFIL